The genomic interval AGATTACTTTTAAACGGCCGGCATAtaatttcattatatatatataaatattgtcaCACTCTTAAATAAAGAAAGAACCACTTCTTTTATGAATGAAAAACATTAATAGTTTCGTCATGACAACTAAAATGAATCAAAGATGACAAAGGAGTGAGTTGAATTGAGTTGAGTTCAGTATATAGTTAATAGTAACAACATACATtacaaataaaactaatatttggTTTAGGTGAGAAATGGGCATTAATGCAAGATTACTTGGTGATGAAGACAAAGTGAAAATGGCTATAATTACTTCACCTTCATCAGCTACAACAACTGATCATAATAATTCTAATAATCATGATGGCAAGAAGCATTTATGGGGAGGAATTGGTATTGGCATTTTGACAGTGTTTTTGGTTGCCTTCTTATTCTACCTTTTCAGAAAAAAGATAATCCCAGCTCTTAAAAAACGCCAATCACCTCTCTACAACATCACAAAAGGTACCTCactcatacatacatatacataaatacatatctatatatatacaacaactaatttgtatttgtatatatatttatatatagaaataGTGAAAGAAGAGAAGACAATACTTAGGAAATTTGAGTTTGAGGAAGTAGTGAAAGCAACCAATAATTTCAGTAGAGAATGCTTGTTGGGTTCTGGTGCTTTTGGGAATGTTTATAAAGGAACTTTTGATGTTCAAGCAACTCTGGCCATTAAGAGGCCCCATAATCACTCATGTCAGACTGTTGAAGAGTTTAGAAATGGTAATTAAAgccttctattttttttttatctttctagTTTTTTTGAAGCAATTAATGTTTTTTCTTCCTCAACAGAGGTGAGGCTACTTTCAAAAGTAAAACATAGGAACTTAGTTGGTTTAGTTGGATATTGTGAAGAACCAGGTATGTAAGTATGTATGTACGTAAAATAGATTTATATAAAAACTCATATATAATCCAATATAATGTATGAGAAATTGTGTTATTGAATTTGACATGGATGATTTAATTAAACAGAACCAAAAGGGTCAAAGATGTTGATTTATGAGTATGTTCCCAATGGTTCTCTACTCGAGTTCATTACAGGTATGAGTAATGTATCTTTCTTATTGGTCAATGGTCATTATAATATTATGGTTGAGAGTTGTGACAAATTCTTACTATGTATCCAATCAGCCGAGATTCACGTCAATTAACGGTCACCAAAGTTTATATTATGTAGGTTACCAATATAGTATAGTAGTGAATGTTTacaatactatatatatacagaattattaaaaatacatacaatttatatatacaaaaatattaaaaatacatAGTGATTGAAATTCTAAATTATGCATAATAAATTATCTGAAATTCTCTAAAAAAACTCTTgttaatctaaattaatttataaaaacaaagttttcctaaaaaaaaaaaaacaggtgtcataaaaattaaaaaataaaattatgcacaaaaaaatttaaagaactTTTTAATAGTGATTAAAAACAATTACTAACCAacacttttctttttatatatttatttggtagattttaattttattgtttaatcACTTTATAGGAAAATCAGGGATTAGCTTAAGTTGGAAGCAGAGAGCAAATATAGCTATTGGAGCAGCAAAAGGTACAGTAAATTTTCACACACAATACAACCCAACAAAACTAATTTTCACCTCCTAAAAATgatagagataattgctatggtaTAGTTAAATAGTTTGCtactgaaatatatatatagggacacgattttgtcccgtgatgtactttcacggaatgcatTCCGTAATACATTAGATGAGTCttagggtacattaaatgagtgtcagggtatgtttctactttttaaccctaattaaccctagatcaatctcagccgtcagatcaaataactccctcatctgacggctgtcgtacatcacggaatgcattccgtgaaagtacaatcacgtgataaaatcatatccctatatatataattatattaaaatgaaacaTCTATGTTAAAACatgttttattttgtaatactCAACTGTTAGTGCTCCATACTTTACTCAAAAGTAGGTTATCAAACAATTCACCTAACATTTGAGTGTTAATAGTGGAGTAGGTGTTGGTTGTTACAGATGATTTTTCAACTTGGAAATGTgaataaaatacataataattaattaatggggTAAATGTTTGATCAAATCATGACAGGAATTGCACATTTGCATGAAGGGACTAAGCCAAGTATAATCCATAGAGACATAAAGCCAAGCAATATCTTAGTAGGTGATGATTTTGAAGCAAAGGTTTCTGATTTTGGACTAGTGAAATCTGGGCCAACTGATGACCAATCACATGTTAGCAGCCTAGTCAAAGGAACACCAGGATACCTTGACCCTGCATATTGTTCAAGCTTTCACTTGTCTACATTCAGTGATGTCTTTAGCTTTGGTGTTATCCTTTTGCAGCTTATCTCTGCCCGTCCTGCAATTGAATCAACTAAAATGCATTCTAATTATCATATCATAGATTGGGTAAGCAATCAATCCAACACTTTCACCAGTATGTAATCATCATCATCTAGCTTAGAAatttaacaaataaacaaaaagaTCATATTTTTCAGGCAAGGTCTAGCTTAGAAAGTGGAAAAGTTGAGGACATTATAGATGTTAATCTACTCTCAGAGCCTTGCAACATGAAGATGATGCTAATGATGGGGAGACTTGGTCTGAGATGTGTAGCACATGTACCGAAACAACGGCCTACAATGACTCAAGTTTGGCAAGAACTGGAAAAAGCTCTTTACAAGGCTGAAAACCCCATGAAAAAACAGCTTTCTTTTTCTTGGAATTCAAGAAAATCCATGGATTATGAGTACTCTCATAGCAGCTTTGTGAGCATAAATGAGATTGGATTCCAAAGATTTCATGTAGAGATGGAGAGTCTCTCCTTTCAGAGCACTGTCTTGAGGTGTTTGGAGGATAATAGTATTAGTATAGATATTGACAAGAACACTTTTGAAGGTATATATGAGGAGCAAAAGTAAAGACAGTTGTTTGCTGATCTAGTGGAGTTTGTGTCAGTCATTTTTTCCATGGATTCTTTTCTGTGGGTGGAGAAGAAAAGGGTTTTGTCTGATTGTGGTGGCACTTTGTCAATTGAACAGGCCAAGAAAGATACTTGATTCTCAAGTACAGTgagtatattatataaattcaGACATTATCATAAGCTAATTTGAACaaacaatatttattttaaaatcaagaaaaaggaaagaggAGATTATTATGTTTCAATTTACCTCTTTGTATACATCtaataattttatgttttacATCTGCAAAGACACTTATGAGCAAAGCATATTATATTCTACTGCATTAGGAAGCACCAAACATCCAATAACTTAACTAAAACAACTATACAATTCAGAACTCAAAACTCTTTCCCAAGTTTTATCTATCAATTGACTAAAAATGAAATGCTTAAGCTTATTCTTTTATTGAAGCTTTACTACCATTTTcgtatgacattgaactttcgCTGAATGTCACTAGCTCGACATACATTTTTACTGCAGCCTGTGAGAACTCAGCCAAGGACTCAAAAAGTGAAGAAAATCCAGTCTGAAATCCATTCACTGCTGTTCTTTGTGTCTCGTGCATGCTAGTTTGATGCTTCACCTTCTCCATGTCTATTCTCTTTTGAAACATATCCAACTGTTCCTTCTTCTCGGTTAAGTACTCAATCCTACTCCTAACATGCATTTCTGCCTCCTGTCCCGAAAGCTTCGATTCAAGCACTCTTTTTTCTGCCTTTTGAAATGCCAGAACCTTTCTGTCAAGCTCTTTTGCAAGCCCGTCAACTTTCCTTTTTCGTTGCTGCTCCTCTCCTTGTTTAACCAACAAAGCCTGGACATCTTTTCGAAAGCATTTCATGGCATAACTCACTCCCTTATCTGGAAGCTTATTAAGGTAAACCAACCAGTCATGACACATTAAAAGTAATGGTGGCGCACTGATTGCACTAGCTGACACCAAGGGCCTGCTGTTCGAGTAGTGTTGAATTTCAGGTGTAATGAACTTGGATAACCAACCATTAAGTGCTTCAACATAAGCTTTCTGTGAAGAAACATATGAAGCAAAGCAAGTATGCCAATTTTGAAGCTCTGCATCGAGCTGAAGAGTGGCAAGGCGATGTGAGTCATTGCAAAATTTTCCATAGGATGGACAGTGAAAGGATTTCACTTCATACATGATTCGGTTTTGGGTGTCATGCATTTCCTGCATTGTCTTCCAGTTCCTCGTTAAGCTGCAAAAGTTGGGAACATTAAGGTTACATAACACAGTACTAAAAGTCAAATTACAAGTAAAGATTACTACATTAGCTTTCTTACCCTTTTAACAGTTCAAGGAGTTGTGGTTGTAACTCTTGATCCCTTAGCTTGTGAATTGTTTCAGATATTGATTCAGCTCTACTTATTGCAACCAAGATCCTAGAATATAAAGAATCAACTTCAGCTGCAGTTTTGTCATCATGTCTAAGGTTGCCATCTCCTTTGGCCTTTTGATTTCTTAATAGAGAGCACTTTTGCTCGTAAATTTTCCTTGTTTCTTCAGCAGACTGAACTTATagattataaaacaaaaaagttaagaaaaaaacaagagaaaataatcaaatatgtcTCATTTtaaaaagttgaaaaattagACCATAAAACTGATGGGGGGtcattgtatttttcttttaataccTTCACTTCCTGGTAAAGTTTCTTTTCCCAAGCATAAAGCCTTCCTAGTGTAAGAGAGTGACTCCCAGCTTCCATTCCTCCATACTCATCAAACATTTCACTCTTGAATTCTGTCCATGTTGAAGAGCTTTTGGAGCTAGATGTAAGCAAACTCTTACATGAAGGAGACCAAGATAAGGTGGATGAGGTTGATCGGCTTCGAGTAATAGACCGAATGAGCTTATTCGAGTTCTCTGCACCCCAAAAGTAATTGTTGGATCCATAATGGAACTAAAACTAAAGATTTTGCACTAACAAAAGCATGCCTTCAATCAAAATTATAGGCTCAATTATTTGGCAAAAGGAGTATTGTATTGATTTTATTTGTTAACAAAATTCATAACAGAACACCTCAACCATTCAAACAATATAGAGACATGAACTGCAGTAACGAAATGAAATTCACACACAGGTCAATAATTCAAAAATGAAGACACAAACAAGGATATTAAAGAGAAAGAACCCACCTTTAATTTCCTCTATGGCAGATTGAACTTGAACCATATTGGTCTCTAGCATCCTAGAAACATCCAAACCAGAATCATAGGCCCTAATGAAAAGGTCCACAACATCCTTCAATGCCTCCAACAATTCTCTCCCATCATTGGGTGTGTCAATCACACTCAAACACTTTTGCTCTTCCTGGCTCACTAAACAATCCTCCCCTTTGGCCAATGCCTGAcacccaccaccaccaccccTAGCTTCATCAGTACAAACAACCCCATCATTCACATCCACAACTTTCCCAACACTAGTTACTTTTTCACCATCCTCCTCCAAATCTGGTATCCCCTCTTGCTCCCTCACCGCACTCAAATCCTCATCCAAATTCTCACCAAACCCACTTGCCACCTCCTCTGTTCTCACCCCATCAAAAGGATTGAAGAAATCCCACTGAAAAGCACTCTGTGGTTCTGGCATTGGTGGTGCTGTTCCACCGTAAAAGTGGTCACAaacaaaactttcttggcttccactttcttcttcttcttcttcatctgggtttccttgttcttcttcttcatctactTTAGAAGGTTCAGATAAACAAGGAACTGTTTTATGGGTGGGCTGGGATGGTGTCTGTTGAAGGAACATGGGTTTGGAAAGAAAGGTCTCAGTGGTCTCAGAAGTTGTAGCATTAGCAGTATTAGAAGGGAATGTAATGAGAAGTGGTGAAGATGGAGAAGAATACCGAGAAACAAACAACCTTATAGCAGCTGCTACTGCATAAAGCGAATTATTGTACTTGCATTGTGCATCCGCAAGCTCTGACCTGCTCTCTACAGCCATTTTCAGCAAACGTTTTCTCTCTTTACAGAGCAAAACGACGCCGTTGtcttcttcttcattcttcTTAGAAGTAACGCAACCCATCTTTTCTCTCACTTCTTTCAACTCTCACTCAGTCTTTAATTCAAGACTAGTACTTCAGCACAGTCATGAACAGAGTACTCATGCTTAAAATGCCACACCATAGCAGTGGATGCCTTTAATGAATCGGGTAAAAACAAAAAGTGATTATTATGCAAAAAAGCTGTTAAAGAAGAATCATTTGGTATCTTGCATACATAATTGCGTAACTGATATTACCAAAGTTCCCACCTTTGGTTGAAAATGGAGATGGGATTTAATTCTTTGGCAGATATTTTCtgggaaaagaaagaaaaataaaaaatggaaaattTTTCACTTAGAAGATGAGACAACATTCTATTAAATCACAAAATGCATTGGCCTTTGTTCTGTCCAAAATAAAGACTAGTGACTCgtcctttattattttttagatgggaaagagaataatatataaagCAATAATGTGAAAAAGCAAgtcattaattaaaaccaaataATCTAAGTCCAGAGACCCAAGCAATCAATACAGAACTCTCCGTTCATTTATAGAGTTTATGttctttttccttctttttctttttaagacAGTACGTATGTAGGATTGTTGTTACAGTTCTCTTGCTTAATTAGTCTATAGACGCGCCATTAGGAAATGAACATTCCTATTAGGCACTCCTCTCAATACCCTCATGTTTGggttagtaatattttttaaaagtatataaaattcaatatttaattaaattaactttttagcattttttaaaattagtgcTAGTACTGTGTACGTACCACTTTCTGTGCATGGTGTTTCTTCATATCCCAAAAATGCttgcttttttatttatttcccaGGTAAGCATCAATTGGATTACCACTTTCTGTGCATGGCAATTGGATTAACTAATATCTAattattaagttaaaataaacTTATCTCATCAAAACATGGCATAGAATGCCAAAAAGAGGAATCATACATACATTTGGCCCTTTTGTTTTGTATGGCACGCGCTGAATATGCATTTGAGACATGTAATTCCTGAAATGGGTAAATACTGTACAATAATAgtgacataatttttttttttttttgaaacaaataGTGACATAATTATAGTAGGCCTTTTTCATTTCTCTATTAATAACAACTCAATCATAAATTTCACTTTGTATCGTTTTTCACTATGAATTGAGTAAAACGACAGGAGATAATGGAAACTGAAACCCCACCTTTTGATAAAGATTCCTCGGTGTTAGTGAGGTCCCATCACAACCGTTGATTTTGATTGGCCTATAGAGCTGACTTGGCCAGTACAGTAGTATTACATTTTTGGGTTAAAATATTTTGATTACTAAGGGttcgtttggtacgccgtattacaccgtattgtattgtatagtattatattaaattatattttatgcaatatttttatgtaaaactatatgtggtattaacttttatagaCACCTAAgtgtataatattttagtataaattaaagtttaatatagtattatataaaaatatgatatataatccaattcaatataatacaatacaatacaatgcgacctaatacgacgttccaaacgagccctaaatgTATTTAATTTGTGACAATTTGATTAACATCTCTATGTAATTTAAGGGAAGAAATCTCATATCACCACTGTTGTCGACCaatatttcgcaacaccaaaaagtataatttaactggtaaaaaagagaattatttgagagatgacaaatgcgagtattcaacctagaatggcgagtactcgaataggaatgcgagagtaaacaacaaggctggaaaaataaataagacggtgaattatagtggttcagtcagattttgttctgcttagtccactgtagcaagggattcgtaggtccattttcatggtggatcacccctttatatacaaagcaggtgcccaatcggttacatgaggatcacatttattgttaatccattatttacacattgaattgcaatgactaaactcaaacaacgttaacattaataaatgtatgacagttactgaattcatcaacgtatgcgtctttcgcatctgcgagttgaccgttcatgttccgtctgttgagctcgtagggtcgcacatacgtttggaacgtctgcgtccttaggtaatcgcccgttgtagacgtcgcatgttgaagctggtaacatctggacatgcgaacttatattggtctgttagggctgttgggtcgctgggaccaaaactgcatcatagggcattggtctctatactcgtcgcggaggtatagagggggacactcgcacatgttctgacatatgcgagttggatctaccctgcatgatgagaattaTGGTTATGCGGTGTGACTTAAGTCGCACCTACAGTATCTCGCTATTTTTAGCCtgcgcgaggtctaaacttcgagaaatctctcacggacattcatccttcattggaaatctgaatacacgtgtcctttaaagaggagtctggtctcgagtttctaggtgagagaaatctcactataacacatgcccctagtttcgcgacgtgactagagcggtcactgagggaaactattgctcgagagacaggtgaaaggttgtcacgaggaggtgaccttttggttgtcccatcgagggtttcgaaaaatgacggctgtaataattaattttcattatctctaggatgccacgtcacaaaacccttcggttttcgtgtaggcgtggccataattggccgttagattgggcgaccttaggcattctgacTGCCACGTGTCAtgatcccaattaataagggatatgggtatttaaacgttttgatacgaatcaaatttccccattttccctcttttctcttaacttcCCTCTAGTTCATACACTTCAGAAAAAGTTCATCTCCATATTTCTGCCAGTTCCCACAACATTTCCAATCTCAGACGTGATCGAGAGCAGTTTGCAGGAATcagaactaaaggttagttCTCTGCATTTTTCGCTTTTGTTTTTAGAGAAATTGCGTTTTACTCTCTGGGTTTGGatgtttttgaaaactttttaggagtgtatgctagtgggtatttatgtgttttgggTCAATGAAACTGGGTAATATTCATAGTGTAGGGCCTGTAAATTGACATAACCGCATACAATTCATAGGCACTGATTCACGTCTCGAATGCTCGCGGAcattcggatgaacaatttgaatgttCGCGGGTGTTCGGTTGAACAATTTTAATAATCGCATGCTTCCAAAACTTATTTCCGCTTAACTAttagctagatcttttaggatctttacatgtcgcgggctgagtggtgagagtattaattgccattccaaatggtgggtgtgtcacagtattctaatggctatatatgcgattatatgtcccttgagatactgagatacacccagccatttgttgacgtgcgttaATACTCGAATGATCGTACTCTTTGGTTGGTAGGTAGTCTCGAAACGGTGGGagtctcccagtaacttcagggttatgctcgaaaatgcatacctcttgagtcactgggatacgcccagccgtttctggaggtataccgcacaatcgaggatgcgtgaattactcgcCCAAAGATAGTTACATTTCTTCTCGCATGTTGATAGGAGGGTCAGTTTTCGCACAGAGCCTGACTTTCTTGTCAAATGCGACTTTTATAATctactgcgggtgagatcacttacctttattttttcacacatccatcacgctgaaaagatcttctatctttcagatgagcgatctatcggataGCCAGCAGCTCGGCTCAGGAGGTCGCGCCTTTGACGGGGAGTCGGACCAAGAGAGGgacagttttctccctacggacatctccgaaatggaggctgcggagatagagttaggtccgatgtcttctgtagacatcgagaggatggtaCAGGAGCTCGCTGAACCTGGGACAATCGATATCCGAGATAGCGAATCCACAGTGTCAGCACGCGACTACCTCATTCATACGAGACATGCtcccgacatcgaggtcgaggaggtggaggaggaatGGACTACTCCGGTCCGTGAGTCAggtggggaagaagaggaagcggaAGGGAGCGGGACGGATTCGGTCGACGACTCCCAATTGAACGAACCTTTCTCATGCGAAGACCTAGTCTCGAGGGTCGCCAAATCTGACTTCACCACCTTCGTGAGGTTGAATTTGTTGCGACTTGCGTTTCAACGTCCCAAACCATCTCAGAGAGCGCATCTTCCGTtcaccaaccctgcgatcatccctacagaggacgtggtcatctcaatacccattcttcgatgtggTGTATCGGTCCCGTTTCATCCTTTCGTCGCAGCCATTCTCAGGCGTTATGACGTATCGCCCTTTCAGCTAacacccaacagttatcgcactgttctagctttctatgcgatgtacatggagtacgcCCATAGGGCTCCGTCAGTAGAGGAGTTTAGTTACTTCTATGACATAAAGAGCGTGGGTCTTCATAACGGCTTCTATTGCTTTAGTAAaggggcgacttctgaaataaacGGTGTTGAGGGGATGGTCTCGAACATGGGCGACTGGAAGTCGAAatggttttatgtttttaaggttcctgggatcAAGACCGACTTTAATCACAGACCCAGTATGTCGCGTATTTGTTGACTTAGATAAAATTAGTTACTTTGTTTTTCGAGATCTTTTGCTAACTCGTTTTTTGTtgtcatcgcagatagaccagctcgaccaacTCTTGACGCGAATAAGAAGGGGGTAGCTGAAATTCTTGGgagtcttccggtacaagatcgcgactggcgattactgtgcACGACTGCGAAATTGCGAGAACACCAGCTGATCCCTGAGAATGCGagtcttcaacgggagccaGTATATAAAGAACCATCTGAGAAACAGCAAGAGCGGATAGATAAAcgtctttctaagcaaactcctcggCAAACTTCAGGTAACTCGTCCTTTTGCTATAAATTGACGGGTAGGATTGTGATTTTTACTTATCTGTCCTTTATGCTTGTAGACATGACTTTTttgaagtctgcccctgtcctgaagatcaagcaAAAGGGCGGAACACCGGCGACTTCGCCGGTCgttgcccagaagaggaagagcgatgtgatgaCTTCGCTTGCTGCAGACTCCTCCAAGAAGTTGGCCAAGACTACTCAGgataaggggaagaaagtcgtcatcGACTCCTCAGTTCGTGCTCGCGACTTCCTGGCCATGCAGGAAAAATTACTGACTAAGATTCCTTACGAGGATCTTGTTACTCGATCTACTGAACTGGCCGTGCAATCCATGGCTTTGTTTATGAAAGCCGcggctactccttcgaaggaaactgattcgctgaagaggcagaacgcccattttcaagaaaacataaagaagctgaagcaggaggtggcgaggatggaggagtttaacaaggccaaggagaaggagctcgaggaaGTCAGCAGGGCAAAAGAACAGGTGGAGCTCGAGCTCAAGAAGTCGCAGACAACGATCGTTGAGATGGCTCGCGActtggaggctgagaaagagagtgggaagaaacagtacgatcaggctgtgtctgattacatttataccactctttccaaagtccctgacttcgacttctcgctgCTTGGAGCTGAAGCTGCTGAAATGGCTGAAGCCTTTCGCGCGATGTCTCCTA from Cannabis sativa cultivar Pink pepper isolate KNU-18-1 chromosome 4, ASM2916894v1, whole genome shotgun sequence carries:
- the LOC115714211 gene encoding protein ALTERED PHOSPHATE STARVATION RESPONSE 1, encoding MGCVTSKKNEEEDNGVVLLCKERKRLLKMAVESRSELADAQCKYNNSLYAVAAAIRLFVSRYSSPSSPLLITFPSNTANATTSETTETFLSKPMFLQQTPSQPTHKTVPCLSEPSKVDEEEEQGNPDEEEEEESGSQESFVCDHFYGGTAPPMPEPQSAFQWDFFNPFDGVRTEEVASGFGENLDEDLSAVREQEGIPDLEEDGEKVTSVGKVVDVNDGVVCTDEARGGGGGCQALAKGEDCLVSQEEQKCLSVIDTPNDGRELLEALKDVVDLFIRAYDSGLDVSRMLETNMVQVQSAIEEIKENSNKLIRSITRSRSTSSTLSWSPSCKSLLTSSSKSSSTWTEFKSEMFDEYGGMEAGSHSLTLGRLYAWEKKLYQEVKSAEETRKIYEQKCSLLRNQKAKGDGNLRHDDKTAAEVDSLYSRILVAISRAESISETIHKLRDQELQPQLLELLKGLTRNWKTMQEMHDTQNRIMYEVKSFHCPSYGKFCNDSHRLATLQLDAELQNWHTCFASYVSSQKAYVEALNGWLSKFITPEIQHYSNSRPLVSASAISAPPLLLMCHDWLVYLNKLPDKGVSYAMKCFRKDVQALLVKQGEEQQRKRKVDGLAKELDRKVLAFQKAEKRVLESKLSGQEAEMHVRSRIEYLTEKKEQLDMFQKRIDMEKVKHQTSMHETQRTAVNGFQTGFSSLFESLAEFSQAAVKMYVELVTFSESSMSYENGSKASIKE
- the LOC115714212 gene encoding receptor-like protein kinase THESEUS 1, whose translation is MGINARLLGDEDKVKMAIITSPSSATTTDHNNSNNHDGKKHLWGGIGIGILTVFLVAFLFYLFRKKIIPALKKRQSPLYNITKEIVKEEKTILRKFEFEEVVKATNNFSRECLLGSGAFGNVYKGTFDVQATLAIKRPHNHSCQTVEEFRNEVRLLSKVKHRNLVGLVGYCEEPEPKGSKMLIYEYVPNGSLLEFITGKSGISLSWKQRANIAIGAAKGIAHLHEGTKPSIIHRDIKPSNILVGDDFEAKVSDFGLVKSGPTDDQSHVSSLVKGTPGYLDPAYCSSFHLSTFSDVFSFGVILLQLISARPAIESTKMHSNYHIIDWARSSLESGKVEDIIDVNLLSEPCNMKMMLMMGRLGLRCVAHVPKQRPTMTQVWQELEKALYKAENPMKKQLSFSWNSRKSMDYEYSHSSFVSINEIGFQRFHVEMESLSFQSTVLRCLEDNSISIDIDKNTFEGIYEEQK